A portion of the Paenibacillus marchantiae genome contains these proteins:
- a CDS encoding AAA family ATPase, with protein sequence MTIEKEQLNHNRVIYSYEEQQDSQIRNEGYAIYARLIRGIIEALGNRYGVRYELYASDDPNSEYWDLLKEDLQSNSTEVELVARIFEDLELRTLHYEDDGDAPTYGVHYSIRNNVFAYPQWGVALVRIPFFRENGIYNEDFVFATGEEELKQFLGSVRERERQQNMKKVTVYTDARNGSDRHVESITRSVGRDEVVLSPQIKQDIFRSLDQFFEADRSFYRDYDIPYKRGILLYGHPGNGKTTLVKSIAGSIPGPAAYWQITEYTNSESVREVFEAAKRLAPMVLIIEDIDSMPDEVRSFFLNTLDGATSKEGIFLIGTTNYPEKIDPGLMNRAGRFDRAYEIPLPDEGLRLQYLNQRGFDVFAGEEDTLEAARLTDTFSLAQLGELYVSAALEWHQNGQTDIVQIIQSMRGELDKSHKHNWLAQPGKGRAGFY encoded by the coding sequence ATGACGATAGAGAAAGAACAATTGAATCATAATAGAGTCATCTATTCCTATGAGGAGCAACAAGACAGTCAAATCCGAAACGAAGGCTATGCCATATATGCCCGCTTGATTCGCGGCATCATTGAAGCGCTTGGCAATCGATACGGCGTTCGTTATGAACTCTATGCAAGTGATGATCCAAACAGTGAATACTGGGATCTGCTAAAAGAAGATCTGCAAAGCAACAGTACGGAAGTGGAATTGGTTGCCCGGATTTTCGAAGATCTGGAGCTGCGTACACTGCATTATGAGGATGATGGAGATGCACCAACCTATGGGGTGCATTATTCGATTCGCAACAATGTATTTGCCTATCCGCAGTGGGGCGTGGCTCTCGTCCGCATTCCTTTCTTCCGGGAGAATGGGATATACAATGAGGATTTTGTTTTTGCTACAGGAGAAGAGGAATTGAAGCAATTTCTGGGCAGTGTAAGGGAACGGGAACGGCAGCAAAATATGAAAAAAGTCACGGTGTACACGGATGCTCGCAATGGCAGTGATCGTCATGTGGAATCCATTACCCGCTCTGTGGGGCGGGATGAGGTCGTGCTTTCTCCGCAAATTAAACAGGATATTTTCCGTTCGTTGGACCAGTTTTTCGAGGCAGATCGTTCCTTTTATCGGGACTATGATATTCCTTACAAACGTGGCATCCTGCTGTACGGCCATCCTGGAAACGGAAAAACGACCCTCGTGAAATCCATTGCGGGAAGCATTCCGGGGCCTGCGGCATATTGGCAAATTACCGAATACACAAACAGTGAATCGGTACGTGAAGTGTTCGAAGCAGCCAAACGTTTGGCTCCCATGGTACTAATTATTGAGGATATCGATTCCATGCCGGATGAAGTTCGTTCCTTTTTCCTGAATACATTGGATGGGGCAACGTCCAAAGAGGGCATTTTCCTAATTGGCACCACGAATTATCCGGAGAAAATAGACCCAGGGCTCATGAACCGTGCCGGTCGGTTTGATCGGGCTTATGAAATACCGCTACCGGACGAAGGGCTGCGCCTGCAATATTTGAACCAACGCGGCTTTGATGTCTTCGCAGGGGAAGAAGATACGCTGGAAGCTGCACGATTGACGGATACCTTTTCTCTTGCTCAACTTGGAGAGCTGTATGTCAGCGCAGCGCTGGAATGGCACCAGAATGGCCAGACAGACATTGTGCAGATCATTCAGTCGATGCGAGGAGAGTTGGACAAGAGCCATAAACATAACTGGCTGGCTCAGCCAGGTAAAGGCCGTGCAGGTTTTTATTAA
- a CDS encoding GlsB/YeaQ/YmgE family stress response membrane protein: MGWLWSLIIGGIIGWLAGLIVGRDIPGGVIGNIIAGFIGGWLGGVILGDMGPEMGGFYIVPALIGAIVLVAIVSLIFRSMGRSRG, encoded by the coding sequence ATGGGTTGGTTATGGTCATTAATTATCGGTGGTATCATTGGATGGTTGGCAGGTCTGATTGTTGGTCGTGACATTCCCGGCGGCGTTATCGGTAACATCATTGCCGGTTTTATCGGCGGATGGTTAGGTGGAGTAATCCTGGGAGATATGGGTCCAGAAATGGGCGGATTCTACATAGTACCGGCATTAATCGGTGCCATCGTACTTGTAGCAATCGTGAGCTTGATCTTCCGTTCTATGGGTCGAAGCCGCGGGTAA